The window ACCATGGACTCAGGGAAAGATAGGGATTTAATAAGGAAGATAGAAAATTTAAAACGGAGAGAAAGAAAAGATTTTGACTTCATAAGCCTAAATCTCACAAAACCATACAGCGAAGGCATACTGAAAGATGAATTCATAGAACTGCTTGCAAGAGAGCTTAATCTAATGGGCATAACGTTCAACAGTGGCCTTTACAGTAAACGGCCATCTGAAATACCTGTTTCTGATCTTTATAAATTCATCATAGGTACAGGCTTTATTACAGAAAAAACAGTAACGATAGTAGACCTCTCACTCAATCCAGGAATACTTCCTGAGGTGTCAGAGTACATAAGGAGAATGAAATCAGTTCAGGCTATGGCATGCCTTTACTTATGCAAAGATGATAAGTTTCCAGAAAGCGCCATCCATCTGTTTGACAGTATAGTGGATATATAAATTTACATGATTGTATTATTTTTAGAAAATCTGTTTTATGCAACTATATCATTGAAAAGCATAATTCCTGACCCTGTAATACTATTTTTCATGGTCAGGTATGACTGGTAATAAATTTTCATTTCAACCCTTCTGTGAATTGGTAATATATACATATGAGTACTGTTCATCAAAGTTTTTACATTTTTCAAATTTGTGTTATTATAATTCTGAACCAGGCTGCTAATATTTGAATTAAGCGCCTTCATCAAAACTGACTGATTTTTATTTGAAATGTTGAATGCATAATAACTAAATCCATTGGCATATGAATGTGTAAAATTTTCTGTGCTGCCCAGATATGAATAATAAATAGAGGAATTCATTTCAGGCAATGTTTCCTCGTAAACCGGCATGGGGTTAATTCCTGCTGATATGTAAGTATTCATAAATGCTACTGGTTCGTTTATTATTGGGAAGCTTGAACCATTACTGACCATAGCTGCAAGGTTCTTGGAAAACTCAGATATATTGGACCCAGATATCCCTGCCTCTGTGAATAAAGGTATAACCAGCGGGCTACCACTGTAATATAAATTACTGGCAATATGATATTTAGAAGACTCTGTGGAGTTGGTTATAAAGGAACGCCACAGGCTTTTAGCCATTGATAGATTATTTCCTGGATAAGCCTCGTAAAATGCCTCCCTGACTGTTATGTTTGAGAATAAATTATACGGCATATTGGCATCTGGGACAAATCTCTCCAGAAGTGTTGTGTTTATATTGGCATTGAAGTTGTATATGGATGAAAGGTTATATGTAATATTATATGTGGATAGCGAGGCCAGCCCTGATAAATATGTGTAAGAAGATGGAAACACGCCTATCTGTGATGTGTTGAATCTCATGTCCTGGTATATGGCAGAATAACTATTTCTGTAGTCTATTGTAACAGTATCCATGGAAGGTGCCGTATTATTAGCTGTGCCGGTAAATTCTGGATTGCGGATCAGTGTAATATACTTTCCTGGCACGGATTTTTCTATCTCGTATGGGCCGTCAGCCAGTATATTCTCCATGGTATAATTTGAGTTAGCTGACTTGAAAGCGTGGAAACCTGCGGGGGTGAAGGATATGTCCTCGCCATTCCTGCTCAGATTGGTAGCAGATGATATGAATGTGCCTGGCGATGAGAGCAGGCCGTAGACCCTGCTGGGGCTCAGATGTACTGTAAAATTGAGAGTCACTGTATCTGTACTGTTACTGTATGTTATGGCATTCATGATATTCGTATAATTATTTGTTTCATGATAGTTACCGGGCAGAAGGTACTGTGCCAGTATCCACCCCGGTGTTTGCGGTGATTTATCTTCCAGGAGAAGATCCATCACCAGCGAGTAGTATACGTCGTATGCATTCACAGGAATGCCATTCTGGAACCTGACGTTATGACTTATATGGAATGTATAGCTATTCCCATCCGGCCCAGGAAGGCTGGATGCGACTTCCGGGAAATAACCGGATGTGCCGTTGCCAACTAGAAATTGTTCTGTGTTGTAAAGTATTTCAAGATCTCCGGCTGTGTACGCTTCCTGCGGGTTGAGATTAGAATATGGATTTAGGCTATCAACAACAATGGAATCTGCAACGGTGTTAATATATAATATTGCATTGGGATTAACCGGTATATCCATATAATATGTGGATTTATAATTTGCAGTGCCATGACCTGTTATGGTAATTAGTTTGAGTATGTAATACCCAGAGCCTAGATTTAAACTGTATGTTGAATATCCCGATTTGTTCTGTTCCATGGTTCCATTATGGTAAATTGTTAATGATTGACTGATTATCTTGAAAGTTGAGTTGACAGGACAGCCAGTATTGCCAATGCTGATATTTAATGCTGTGCCTGGTCTGTATATATTCGAGTTTGAAACCACAGAGGGAATTGATGAATTAAGGACGGTAATAATTCCCTCTGCCGTTCTATTGGATGATGCCTGGTTTTCTACGTATACTGGTATATATGTGTTTGATCTGTATAACCCGGATGAAAAGTTTGCCCAGTAATAAATATAGTATATACCTGGACTGGTATAGATATGCGATATTGATAGAGTATTGCCAGTATAATTCATTGCGGTCTCGGTATTATCCCCCCATTCTACTGTAATATTTCTGTAAGCCTCATTAGATTTGAGAGTCAGGGTATAATTTTCCCCTGGAGAAATATAGTTCTGGGCAGAATCCACCTTTATAGAAGGTTCCAGCCTTGATGGGTGGAGAAGAGATAATATGGCAAAGGAGGAAAGAACAACCATTAGGACTATTATAATTGCATACCATTTTTTCCTTGTTGATCTCGGTTTTTTTGGATAGGTTTCAGGATCAGGCATGCTGGATGTCATACAAAGTGTATTAAAATTTGTATAATTAAGGTTTCCTTATATTATAGAAAATAATATAAATACCGGTATTATTCAATTTTATGACTATAAAAGCAGTGGTTATGGCCGGGGGAAAGGGTACCAGACTCAGGCCTATAACATATTCAATCCCCAAACCGGTGGTGCCCATAGCCGGAAAGCCATGCATGCTGTATTTACTGGATTCTTACTACAGCGCCGGCATTAAGGATGTTATAGTTACCACAGGATATAAATTTAGCTCCCTTATAACAAGCATAATTGAAAACAGGCATGATGACCAGACAATACTGTTTTCTGTAGAAAAAGAGCCTGCTGGAACTGCCGGCAGTGTAAAATTAGTTTCCAACTTTATTGATGACACGTTTATAGTTGGTAGTGGTGATATACTTTCTGATTTTAATATATCTGAAATACTGGAATTCCATAAAAATATGGGAGCCAAAATAACTGTGGTGCTTACAGAGGTGGAGGATCCCAGGCAGTTCGGGATAGTGGAACTTGAAAATAATAAGATAGTGAGATTCCTGGAAAAGCCGGATAAGGATCAGACATTTTCACATATAGCAAACACAGGAATATACATAATAGAACCAGAAATTATGGAATACATTAAAAAAATACCATATGATTTCGCCAAGGATCTGTTTCCAGAACTTATGAAACAGAATGTCGATATATATGGATACATGGGGAAGGGAGTATGGCTTGATACAGGAAGACCAAACGATCTTATTATTGCGAACCAGATTATGGTGGAAAAATATGGGAAATCGTACAGTGAGGATTTTATCAGTGGGAAAAATATAATAATGGATATGATCGGGCTTCAAAAGACCAGAATAAACCGTTGTTATACAGGTATGGGAATTAAAGCTGGAAATAATGTAACCATGACCAGTTCTGCGGTATACAGTAATGCGGTACTTGGAGATAATGTCGAAATAACCAACTCTCTCCTTATGGAAAACGTAACCGTGAAATCCGGGACAAAAATAAAAAATTCGGTTATAATGAGAAATTGCATAATCGGGGAGGATTCAGAGATACTGGACAGCATAATAGCACCGGATATGGATTTAATGGGAAAATCTAGGATATATAATGTTTCTCTGGCCTCAAAAATTATAGAAGATTGAATATAGATAAGATATAGAGGATTATAATGCAGGCAGCCACCGCCATGTATATATAAATTAATTTTTTGTCGTTGCCGAATATTATGGGAATGGGACCAATCATTACAAGGCCGCCTATTTTTGATTTTTTGCCGTTCTTATCCTCTTCCTTGTCCTGCATATCAGTATTTATATCACCTTTATATGGAACTGGAACTGAAATAAAAAATAGGACAACGCCGGAGAATATCATTATAAATGGCAACACCGTAAGTGGATCTGTACTTACCGCAAAGGGGATGAAAAGAAATATACCGAACTGCACCAGTCCTTCCAGTGCCAGCATAATTAAAATAATAAACCCGGCCAGAATTAAAAATATAGCTGCTAGCCTGCCATTCATAATTACAGGAAGCCGGCCTTCTGGAGTATCAGAAGGTCTTCAGTAGTGAGCTGCTCTCCGGCCTTGAACTTTTCATAGAGTTCTGAAGCCTTCTCCTGAAGTTCTGATTCCTTTTCCTTTTTCCTTGTAACTTTTGTCTTGTTTCTTATGGAGAATATGGCCTTTTCCATATCCTTTAACTCGCCCTTGGCTTTTATGAATGCAGCATGCTCGGCCTCTGATTCCTGGCTATACTTAATAAATATTTCGTGTTTCTCGTCCGCCTCTTTACGGACCTCATCGAGTTTCTGCAATTCATCGTTTATTTCATCACTGAGCTGGGATATCCTATTTGACAGTTCTTCTATCTGTTTTTTATATTCCTCTCCCTTGGCCCTTTCCTCATTAATCTTATCGGTGAGTTCCTTTATTGTGTCATTCTTTAAAAGCTCCTGTTCCCGAAGGGTTTTTGATTTTTTAATCTCATTTGTGAGCCTTCTTATTTCCACAATAATCTTATTTTCCTCATCCTTTTTGAGCTCTGTGGTCTGTTGCCTCTTTTCAAGATACTGGAGTTCCTTCTCCTTGGCCTTTATATCCTTTATATCCATGCCTGTTCCAATGGAGGATTTGTACTCTCTCAGATTCTTTTTCAATTCAGACAGATTTTTATAATGAACTTCTTTCTCGTCACGCAGTGTTTTGATTTTTTCTATCAAATCATTTTTTTCCGCAATCTTCTCCTTAGCCTGCTCGCGCATTTCGTGAGTTTTTTGATTCAATTCATCACGTAATTTAGCATACTTCTGCGCTTCTGCATTGGCTTCATCTCGCTTTTTAATATGGAGTTCTACTTCATCTCTGATTGCCTCTTTTTTTGTTTCAAAATCTTCCAAAAGGTCCGTCATGCTAACACTTCGATATCTTATTGCAGATATTATGCCCGAATTAATAATACTCCGGTTCATAAACCTGTAGTTGAGATTTGTATTTAAAAAGACTATATAAGTATTACTATCAACCGGTAGCTACAGAAATATCATGATTTATGATTTAACTCCCGGGTGTGCAGAGCATATTAAATGGGTATAAATATATGATATATTTCACAAATGAAAAACAATCCGTATAAAATTATATAATAAATAATCATAAGCAAAAATGCACGGGGGAGATGTTTATACATTTACAGAAGAACAGGGAACGGATCGGGAATCAGTACTTGATTTTTCCGCCAACATGAATGATTTTATCAATATTAAGAACATGGAAATATATGGAAAGGATATAAAAAATTATCCAGAAAATAATCTTGAACAATACAAATCCATACTTTCAGAAAATAAATTTAAAAATGGTAATATAGCCATTGTTCCGGGATTGACATCATTTATACATTTTTATATGGCAGGCCTCAAGGGCAATGCAATAATAATTTCCCCGGCATTTACAGAATACAATTATGCCAGAACCGATGCCAGGAGAATTGAACTACCCTTCAATGCTGTAAACAGAAATCCAGAGATAATCGAATATTATAATTTTGATAGTTTATTTCTTGTTTACCCGGACAACCCAACAGGGCAGATTATGAGAAAAGACAGCCTCATAAAAATTCTTGATATTTGCCTGGGAAAAAACGCAGATGTTTTTCTTGATGAGTCATTTATCTGGTTTGTAAATAACCGTGAGGTAGATGAATCAGAATTGATAGAGGCGTATCATAATTTGATAATAGGCAGGTCATTAACCAAGATACTCTCGATACCAGGTCTCAGGCTTGCGTATGTACTGTCCTCATGTGAGAATATATGCCGCATAGAAAATAATCTGGACCCGTGGAGAATCAGCCAGCCAGCACTCCTGTATCTGAGAGGCTGTAGCATGGATTTCAGCGGCATCCCGGAAAAAACTGAGATGGAACGTAAATATGTCATAAAATCTCTGAAAACAATGGGGATGGAACCGGTTGGGTCACCCAGAGCTAATTTTGTAACATTCAGGCTTCCCAAGGGAATTAATGGGGAGAAGATGAAAAAATTCCTTGCTGCAAGGAATATAATGATTAGAATCCTTGATGACTATCCAGAATTCGGTAGCGATTATATGCGCATAGGCATAAAAAAACGTTGGAAAAATGCAATCCTTCTCAGGTCGATAAAGGAGTATATTGGTGGTTTGAATGATTAAAATGATACAGGTACTGGGCACAGCTTCAGATTCCGGAAAAAGCACAATGGCAATGGCCCTGTGCAGATATTTTTCCCGCAAAGGATACAGTGTTGCCCCGTTTAAGGCAATAAATATGTCACTAAACTCAATATCCCTGGCAGATTCCTCAGAGATATCCCGTGCCCAGTGGCTTCAGGCAATTGCCTCTGGATCAGAGCCTTCAATGTACATGAATCCATTCCTGATTAAACCTGAGGGCATGGGCAAATCCCAGATAATAGTTCAGGGTAAATCAATTGGATCATTGAAAGTAAATGATTATTATGAATATCTGAAGTCCAATGCGGAAAGCGTTATCAGGGAATCCTTAAGAGAGCTTTCCGGTAAATATGACATTATTATAGCCGAGGGTGCAGGTTCTGCTGCAGAAATAAACATGGAGGGTAGAGATTTTGCAAATATATTTGTTTCCAGTATTTATAGAACACCGGCAATAATTATTTCTGATATAGAACGGGGAGGGGTTTTTGCATCACTTTATGGAACAGTGAAGCTAATGAGCAATAACGAACTTGTGAAATACCTGGTTATTAACAGGATGAGGGGAAGTACATCCATGCTACAAAGCGGTATAGAAAAACTGGAGCGGCTCACAGGAAAAACTGTAATAGGGGTAATTCCGTATTCTGAATTTACCCTCCCAGGTGAGGATTCCCTCAACTATACAAAATCTGGGATACATAATAGCAGGATATGTGTTATAAGATACCCACACATGGAAAACTACAGCGATATGGATCCATTTTATTTGCTAAACATAGGATTTACCTTTGTTGATGCTTCAAATATTAAAGTGCTGGATGAAAGTGATATTATAATACTTCCCGGTTCAAAAATTGTATCTGAGGATTTATATTATCTGGAAAAAAGTGGCATAGCAGAAAAATTGAAGAGTATTTACAAAAATAAAACTATAATAGGAATCTGTGGGGGTTACCAGATGCTGGGGAAAAAAATTATAGACAAGAATAGGGTGGAATCAGATGAAACTGAGATAAAGTGCATGGGCATTCTTGATGTTGAAACAGAATATATGGATAAAAAGCAAACCGGGAAGGTTGAATACGTGCTGAATTCTGGAATTTTCGGAGAAAATTTACCGGAAACTGGATATGAAATACATTACGGGAGGAGTATTGAAAATCATGAAAAACCCTTTGCTTTTGTGGATGGCATGCCTGAGGGATCTGTACATGGGAATGTATATGGCACCAATATACACGGGATATTTGAAAACAGATATATTCTAAAAAGAATAATGAAGGCAGACATTGATGACTACCGTGGAACACTGGAGAAAAATATAGAATATACTGAGAAGATTTTCACGAACAATATGGATATGCAAAAGATAGAAAAACTGGTATTATGATAAACGGTGCGGAACTACTGATACTTATAGTTACTCTAGCTTTTATACTGGATATTATTATGGGAGAACCGCCCAATATTATACACCCTGTTGTGATAATTGGACGTACGATTTCAAAATTTAAACCATATTTTATGAGGTACCACAATAGAATACTTGCCGGGTGCCTATTCCTTCTATGGGTTATAATATTGAACTCCTTGCCGGTTATAATAGTTCTCTACATTTTATACCGGCCGGGAAATATTTTATTTTTGATCGCATTTATAATAATATATGTATATTTCTTGAAAAGCACATTTTCTATAAATTCAATGGGAAAGCACATAAAGCGTATTGTGAATTCAATAAAAGATCATGATATTATCATGGCCAGAAAGCATACATCTATGGTTGTGAGAAGACCAACAGATAATATGGATATACACGGTATTGCATCTGCATCCATAGAAACCATAGCAGAAGGATTCGTTGATGGATATTTAACACCATTATTTTTTTATTCCTTCTTTGGACTGGCCGGCGCGCTGGTGTCAAGAGTGATAAATACCATGGATTCAAATATTGCATACAGGGAGTCACAGTATTATGAAATTGGAAGGTGCACTGCAATAGGAGATTCCATCATAAATTTTTTCGGTTCCAGGATGGTACCGGGAATATTCAGGATCAGTGCGTTTCTGATGGGATACAGCGCCGGAAAAACAAGAATTGTCAATACAACTGACAGCCTGAATGCTGGTTACAGCATTGGGTCAATGGCCTCAGTATTAAATGTTAGACTTGAAAAAATAGGCGAATATATAATTAACAATCAGGGGCAACAGCCAGAGGTGGAAGATATCAGGAAGGCCATGAATATATACTATGTGTCAGCGGCCTTATTTCTCATTCTCTTTATTATTCCTGTTATTGCTATACTATTTTTTATACACCTTCTAGTGATTTTATGACAATATATAATCTGAATGAAAGCCGAAATGTGATACGCACATATTGTATCATGCATTAACTGCACCAGAGAATGGATGACCAATTTATGCCTGGAAATCCGGCAATTATTGATGTTTTATTCATAACTATTTATAGAATGTGTTCACGGTGAGCTAAAAAAATATATGAATAATTATTTATTTTTAATAACAATATATCAGTTATGTCAATGGCTTATAATAGCAATTACTGGTATGATTACCTGAAGAGCAAAGAAATTACTGAAAAGGATGCCAAGGAATTACTTGATATGGATATTTATTCCCTAATGTCATTGGGAGATTCTCTAACATCGCTTGAGGTTGGGGATAGGGTTTCATATGCTGTATCATATAATATAAATTATTCAAATTACTGCACCGCCTCATGCCCTATATGCGCCTATTATGTTCCGTATAAAATAAAGAAATACAATCCGGAAAAGGGATTTGAATTATCCGTCGAAGATGTACATAATGAGGCCATGAAAGCAAAGGACCTCAATGTTACCGAGATACATATTGTAGGCGGGTTTAACCCGGATTTAAGCATAGAATACTATGAAAATATATTCAGGGAGGTTAAAAAGGTGCTTCCAGATATAACTTTAAAAACATTCACAATACCGGAAATAGATTTCATTGCAAGAACCACAGGAAACTCAATACCGGAGGTAATAGACAGGTTCAGGAAGGCGGGAATGGATGCCCATACGGGCGGTGGTGCCGAGATATTCAATGAAAATATAAGGAAGCAGATTACAACACCGGAGAAGATATCCGGAGAAAAATGGCTGGAGGACGCCAAACTTATTCACAGCCTTGGAATTAAAGGCAATTCAACAATGACCTATGGAACTGTGGAGGGATACGATGACATTATAAATCATATGATCAGATTGAGGGATAACCAGCTTGAACAGCCAGGATTCCTATCATTCATTCCATTAAAATTCAGCATAGAAAATACACCCCTTTACAAGATGGGAAAGGTCAGGATGCCTGCTTCCGGTGATAAGGACATAAAGGTTTATGCTCTGGCAAGGGCAATTCTGGGGAAATCCATCAGAAATATAAGTGTTTACTGGGTTGCTCTGGGAAAGGAGCTGGCACAGGTTGCACTGATGTCAGGAGGAAGCGATCTTGTGGGCACTGCATTCAGTGAGAAGGTTTTTGGCGCAACAAACAGAAAAACTTCTGGAAGCGTGGAGGAACTTAATCATATGGTTGAGGAAATAGGAAAGGTCCCTGCATTGAGAGATACATTTTATAATATCAAGGAGTACTATTGAAATGATAGGGATCATTAATTTATCTCATTCTGATCCACTTTACATGGCGTTCCCTGCCGGTCAAACAGTTAGGAATAGTGCTGCAGATAATCTTAAATATTTAATGGCAGGGAGTATAGAGATAGGCATGATATCACTGGTTTCTTACATAAAAAACAGGGATAAGCTGAAGCTTATCAAAAGCATGAATATACATTCCAGAGCGAATACACTATCTACGCTCCTTGTCTCAAAGCTTGATCATTTAAAGGATAATATGAAAATAAATGTAACGTCCCTGACAAAAACCACTGAACTTTATCTAAAACTTGTCCTGGACAGAATGGGATTATCATATGTAATCTCCAATTCAAAATATTCCGACCCTGGCAATCTTTTAAAAACAGCAGATTATGCACTGATTATTGGTGATAATGCAATAGAGGCATATTCTGGAAACCTTAACATATTAATGGACACCGGCCTGGAATTTTCAAAACAGTACCATATGTATCCGGTATATG of the Ferroplasma sp. genome contains:
- a CDS encoding ABC transporter substrate-binding protein, whose protein sequence is MTSSMPDPETYPKKPRSTRKKWYAIIIVLMVVLSSFAILSLLHPSRLEPSIKVDSAQNYISPGENYTLTLKSNEAYRNITVEWGDNTETAMNYTGNTLSISHIYTSPGIYYIYYWANFSSGLYRSNTYIPVYVENQASSNRTAEGIITVLNSSIPSVVSNSNIYRPGTALNISIGNTGCPVNSTFKIISQSLTIYHNGTMEQNKSGYSTYSLNLGSGYYILKLITITGHGTANYKSTYYMDIPVNPNAILYINTVADSIVVDSLNPYSNLNPQEAYTAGDLEILYNTEQFLVGNGTSGYFPEVASSLPGPDGNSYTFHISHNVRFQNGIPVNAYDVYYSLVMDLLLEDKSPQTPGWILAQYLLPGNYHETNNYTNIMNAITYSNSTDTVTLNFTVHLSPSRVYGLLSSPGTFISSATNLSRNGEDISFTPAGFHAFKSANSNYTMENILADGPYEIEKSVPGKYITLIRNPEFTGTANNTAPSMDTVTIDYRNSYSAIYQDMRFNTSQIGVFPSSYTYLSGLASLSTYNITYNLSSIYNFNANINTTLLERFVPDANMPYNLFSNITVREAFYEAYPGNNLSMAKSLWRSFITNSTESSKYHIASNLYYSGSPLVIPLFTEAGISGSNISEFSKNLAAMVSNGSSFPIINEPVAFMNTYISAGINPMPVYEETLPEMNSSIYYSYLGSTENFTHSYANGFSYYAFNISNKNQSVLMKALNSNISSLVQNYNNTNLKNVKTLMNSTHMYILPIHRRVEMKIYYQSYLTMKNSITGSGIMLFNDIVA
- a CDS encoding NDP-sugar synthase; amino-acid sequence: MTIKAVVMAGGKGTRLRPITYSIPKPVVPIAGKPCMLYLLDSYYSAGIKDVIVTTGYKFSSLITSIIENRHDDQTILFSVEKEPAGTAGSVKLVSNFIDDTFIVGSGDILSDFNISEILEFHKNMGAKITVVLTEVEDPRQFGIVELENNKIVRFLEKPDKDQTFSHIANTGIYIIEPEIMEYIKKIPYDFAKDLFPELMKQNVDIYGYMGKGVWLDTGRPNDLIIANQIMVEKYGKSYSEDFISGKNIIMDMIGLQKTRINRCYTGMGIKAGNNVTMTSSAVYSNAVLGDNVEITNSLLMENVTVKSGTKIKNSVIMRNCIIGEDSEILDSIIAPDMDLMGKSRIYNVSLASKIIED
- a CDS encoding DUF131 domain-containing protein, with the protein product MNGRLAAIFLILAGFIILIMLALEGLVQFGIFLFIPFAVSTDPLTVLPFIMIFSGVVLFFISVPVPYKGDINTDMQDKEEDKNGKKSKIGGLVMIGPIPIIFGNDKKLIYIYMAVAACIIILYILSIFNLL
- a CDS encoding phosphoserine phosphatase, coding for MTDLLEDFETKKEAIRDEVELHIKKRDEANAEAQKYAKLRDELNQKTHEMREQAKEKIAEKNDLIEKIKTLRDEKEVHYKNLSELKKNLREYKSSIGTGMDIKDIKAKEKELQYLEKRQQTTELKKDEENKIIVEIRRLTNEIKKSKTLREQELLKNDTIKELTDKINEERAKGEEYKKQIEELSNRISQLSDEINDELQKLDEVRKEADEKHEIFIKYSQESEAEHAAFIKAKGELKDMEKAIFSIRNKTKVTRKKEKESELQEKASELYEKFKAGEQLTTEDLLILQKAGFL
- a CDS encoding aminotransferase class I/II-fold pyridoxal phosphate-dependent enzyme; its protein translation is MHGGDVYTFTEEQGTDRESVLDFSANMNDFINIKNMEIYGKDIKNYPENNLEQYKSILSENKFKNGNIAIVPGLTSFIHFYMAGLKGNAIIISPAFTEYNYARTDARRIELPFNAVNRNPEIIEYYNFDSLFLVYPDNPTGQIMRKDSLIKILDICLGKNADVFLDESFIWFVNNREVDESELIEAYHNLIIGRSLTKILSIPGLRLAYVLSSCENICRIENNLDPWRISQPALLYLRGCSMDFSGIPEKTEMERKYVIKSLKTMGMEPVGSPRANFVTFRLPKGINGEKMKKFLAARNIMIRILDDYPEFGSDYMRIGIKKRWKNAILLRSIKEYIGGLND
- a CDS encoding cobyric acid synthase; the encoded protein is MIKMIQVLGTASDSGKSTMAMALCRYFSRKGYSVAPFKAINMSLNSISLADSSEISRAQWLQAIASGSEPSMYMNPFLIKPEGMGKSQIIVQGKSIGSLKVNDYYEYLKSNAESVIRESLRELSGKYDIIIAEGAGSAAEINMEGRDFANIFVSSIYRTPAIIISDIERGGVFASLYGTVKLMSNNELVKYLVINRMRGSTSMLQSGIEKLERLTGKTVIGVIPYSEFTLPGEDSLNYTKSGIHNSRICVIRYPHMENYSDMDPFYLLNIGFTFVDASNIKVLDESDIIILPGSKIVSEDLYYLEKSGIAEKLKSIYKNKTIIGICGGYQMLGKKIIDKNRVESDETEIKCMGILDVETEYMDKKQTGKVEYVLNSGIFGENLPETGYEIHYGRSIENHEKPFAFVDGMPEGSVHGNVYGTNIHGIFENRYILKRIMKADIDDYRGTLEKNIEYTEKIFTNNMDMQKIEKLVL
- a CDS encoding cobalamin biosynthesis protein, giving the protein MINGAELLILIVTLAFILDIIMGEPPNIIHPVVIIGRTISKFKPYFMRYHNRILAGCLFLLWVIILNSLPVIIVLYILYRPGNILFLIAFIIIYVYFLKSTFSINSMGKHIKRIVNSIKDHDIIMARKHTSMVVRRPTDNMDIHGIASASIETIAEGFVDGYLTPLFFYSFFGLAGALVSRVINTMDSNIAYRESQYYEIGRCTAIGDSIINFFGSRMVPGIFRISAFLMGYSAGKTRIVNTTDSLNAGYSIGSMASVLNVRLEKIGEYIINNQGQQPEVEDIRKAMNIYYVSAALFLILFIIPVIAILFFIHLLVIL
- a CDS encoding radical SAM protein, whose amino-acid sequence is MSMAYNSNYWYDYLKSKEITEKDAKELLDMDIYSLMSLGDSLTSLEVGDRVSYAVSYNINYSNYCTASCPICAYYVPYKIKKYNPEKGFELSVEDVHNEAMKAKDLNVTEIHIVGGFNPDLSIEYYENIFREVKKVLPDITLKTFTIPEIDFIARTTGNSIPEVIDRFRKAGMDAHTGGGAEIFNENIRKQITTPEKISGEKWLEDAKLIHSLGIKGNSTMTYGTVEGYDDIINHMIRLRDNQLEQPGFLSFIPLKFSIENTPLYKMGKVRMPASGDKDIKVYALARAILGKSIRNISVYWVALGKELAQVALMSGGSDLVGTAFSEKVFGATNRKTSGSVEELNHMVEEIGKVPALRDTFYNIKEYY
- a CDS encoding MqnA/MqnD/SBP family protein, which codes for MIGIINLSHSDPLYMAFPAGQTVRNSAADNLKYLMAGSIEIGMISLVSYIKNRDKLKLIKSMNIHSRANTLSTLLVSKLDHLKDNMKINVTSLTKTTELYLKLVLDRMGLSYVISNSKYSDPGNLLKTADYALIIGDNAIEAYSGNLNILMDTGLEFSKQYHMYPVYAISAAANGTNVDDSMVNYLNGRIAESKKYIKDAVELNSKKFNVKEEVMKEYYRSIDYSFSEPVMKTVEFVSGLNDL